In Chryseobacterium oranimense, a single window of DNA contains:
- a CDS encoding esterase-like activity of phytase family protein yields MKKLLLSAILFTALVSCKDDDKMNSQDINYAKLPQEFPFSNLVTINGVDVINGGFGSGAAAHPSRKGEFYVITDRGPNTDYLNGKKFPAPNFTPTIMHFKINAEGNIEVIKYIKLKNPSGKPITGLPNPAGMGSTGETAYDSSGNVLGTDNYGLDSESIVAAADGTFWVSDEYGPHIVHYSADGVELERISPIGVNTGPRKLPAVLAKRRANRGMEGLCITPDGKTLVGTIQSTMYVPTKALATNTTLTRIVTFDIATGQTKQYLYKQNGGGSDSVCDITAISNTEFLVIERDGNFGSQGGTKKVYRINIAGASDVNGTDITAVDGMKINNKTLEQSTWDEITNAGIKPVSKVLAVDLVAKLGYEHDKFEGIVYLGNNKLAIFNDDDFGISDDGNGNPKAKILPKTGKVDKGTMYIVDIQ; encoded by the coding sequence ATGAAAAAACTGCTGTTATCCGCTATACTGTTCACAGCGCTCGTTTCGTGTAAAGATGACGACAAGATGAACAGCCAGGATATCAATTATGCCAAACTTCCTCAGGAATTTCCTTTTTCAAATCTGGTGACAATTAATGGAGTAGATGTCATTAACGGTGGATTCGGTTCCGGTGCAGCTGCACATCCGAGTAGAAAAGGAGAATTTTACGTCATTACCGACCGTGGTCCGAATACAGATTATCTGAACGGTAAGAAATTTCCGGCCCCGAATTTTACCCCAACCATTATGCATTTTAAGATCAATGCAGAAGGTAATATTGAGGTTATTAAATATATTAAACTGAAAAATCCTTCAGGCAAACCAATCACAGGCCTTCCAAACCCTGCAGGAATGGGAAGTACAGGAGAAACAGCCTATGATTCATCAGGAAATGTTTTAGGAACGGATAATTACGGGCTGGACAGCGAGAGTATTGTAGCAGCAGCGGACGGAACTTTTTGGGTGTCTGATGAATACGGTCCGCACATCGTTCATTATAGCGCAGACGGAGTAGAACTTGAAAGAATAAGCCCGATAGGAGTGAATACAGGGCCAAGAAAACTGCCTGCTGTTCTGGCAAAAAGAAGAGCCAACAGAGGAATGGAAGGATTGTGCATCACTCCGGACGGAAAAACATTGGTGGGAACCATACAATCTACCATGTATGTGCCGACTAAAGCCTTAGCCACAAATACAACATTAACAAGAATCGTCACTTTCGATATTGCAACCGGACAAACCAAACAGTATCTGTATAAGCAAAACGGCGGTGGATCCGATTCGGTATGTGATATTACAGCGATCAGCAATACAGAATTTCTGGTCATCGAAAGAGACGGAAACTTCGGATCTCAGGGCGGTACCAAAAAAGTATACAGGATTAATATTGCCGGTGCCTCAGATGTAAACGGAACCGATATCACAGCTGTAGACGGAATGAAAATCAATAATAAAACGCTGGAACAATCCACCTGGGATGAAATTACCAATGCAGGCATAAAACCGGTGTCCAAAGTTTTAGCCGTAGATCTGGTTGCAAAATTAGGCTATGAGCATGATAAATTTGAAGGTATTGTTTATTTGGGAAATAATAAACTGGCAATCTTCAATGATGATGATTTTGGGATTTCAGACGACGGGAACGGCAATCCGAAAGCCAAGATCCTTCCTAAAACTGGGAAAGTAGATAAAGGAACAATGTATATAGTCGATATTCAATAA
- the clpP gene encoding ATP-dependent Clp endopeptidase proteolytic subunit ClpP: MDIKKDFRDFSVKHLGNSGLATDQYMGMYGPTNLTPYIMEERRLNVAQMDVFSRLMMDRIIFLGTGIDDQVANIVTAQLLFLESADPSKDIQIYINSPGGSVYAGLGIYDTMQIIKPDVATICTGIAASMGAVLLVAGEKGKRSALKHSRVMIHQPSGGAQGVASDMEINLREMLKLKKELYDIIAQHSGQTYDWVEKASDRDYWMTSEEAKGYGMVDEVLQRSTEKK, translated from the coding sequence ATGGACATTAAAAAAGACTTCAGAGATTTCTCTGTAAAACATTTAGGAAACAGCGGTCTGGCTACCGATCAGTATATGGGAATGTACGGCCCAACGAACCTTACGCCGTATATCATGGAAGAAAGAAGATTAAACGTTGCCCAGATGGACGTATTTTCACGTCTGATGATGGACAGAATTATCTTTTTAGGAACAGGAATCGACGATCAGGTTGCCAACATCGTAACCGCACAGCTTTTGTTCTTAGAAAGTGCAGATCCATCGAAAGATATCCAGATCTACATCAACTCTCCGGGTGGTAGCGTATATGCAGGTTTGGGAATTTATGACACCATGCAGATCATTAAGCCGGACGTAGCAACAATTTGTACAGGTATTGCAGCTTCAATGGGAGCGGTTTTACTTGTGGCAGGAGAAAAAGGAAAACGTTCAGCGCTTAAGCATTCAAGAGTAATGATTCACCAGCCTTCAGGAGGTGCTCAAGGGGTGGCTTCTGATATGGAGATCAATCTGAGAGAGATGTTAAAGCTTAAAAAAGAGCTTTATGACATTATTGCTCAGCATTCAGGACAAACATACGACTGGGTTGAAAAAGCTTCAGACAGAGATTATTGGATGACTTCCGAGGAAGCAAAAGGCTACGGAATGGTAGACGAAGTTTTACAGAGATCTACAGAGAAAAAATAA
- the dnaG gene encoding DNA primase has product MISKQTIDKIFSTIRVEEIVGEYVQLKRAGSNFKGLSPFHEEKSPSFVVSPSKQIWKDFSTGKGGTAISFLMEIENFTYPEALRHAAKKYGIEVEEDQREFSEEAKHAQTEKDQLYKIHEVANSYYQEILWDSEEGKSIGLAYFRERELKDDIIKKFQLGYSPEKKNAFTAYAEEKGYTKEILEKSGLSIFPENTPSGIDRFRERVIFPIHSFSGRVLGFGARILKNNVKTAKYLNSPETEIYHKSNVLYGLNQSKQAISRKNICLLVEGYMDVIALHMSGIENVVASSGTSLTTEQIKLIKRLTENVTILFDGDNAGIKASFRSIDMLLTEGMNIRVLLFPDGDDPDSFSRKHSQEYVEKFIENEAMDFIDFKAEILLKEVGNDPIKKAEAIRDIVKSVGFVQNALKREVYLKEVSNKFGLSEQSLFNELDVQKQITQNQSQHVQQQKEKVQPKLEIVPLDEEKEDPYLYDVLFMESKLVDHMLMFGDIVLKRRNERDEEYQITVIEEILMHFEEEQYNFLVKGNEIIINQVKEGIQKDELRSGNFFVTFMDEEITSKVVDALMPLDELENWGSRNIYPPNYGDKIAEQVQGDVLLHKYRYIDYLIKETARQLDEYRGTDEAKYYELIKKITLLKQASIRLSNIIEYSPIKGIYIDRKR; this is encoded by the coding sequence ATGATTTCCAAACAGACCATAGATAAAATATTCTCCACAATTCGGGTAGAAGAAATTGTAGGAGAGTACGTTCAGCTGAAAAGAGCAGGGTCTAATTTCAAAGGACTCAGTCCTTTTCATGAGGAAAAATCACCGAGTTTTGTTGTTTCACCCAGCAAGCAGATCTGGAAAGATTTCTCTACAGGAAAAGGGGGAACCGCCATTTCTTTCCTGATGGAGATCGAAAATTTTACCTATCCTGAAGCTCTTCGTCACGCAGCAAAAAAATATGGAATCGAAGTTGAGGAAGATCAACGCGAGTTTTCTGAAGAAGCAAAACATGCCCAGACAGAGAAAGACCAGCTATATAAAATTCATGAAGTGGCGAACAGCTATTATCAGGAAATTCTTTGGGATTCTGAAGAAGGGAAAAGTATTGGTTTGGCCTACTTCAGAGAACGTGAGCTGAAAGACGATATCATTAAGAAATTCCAGCTTGGTTATTCACCCGAGAAGAAAAATGCTTTCACGGCGTATGCCGAAGAAAAAGGATATACAAAAGAAATCCTTGAAAAATCCGGACTGTCTATATTTCCTGAAAACACACCTTCAGGAATCGACCGTTTCCGGGAAAGGGTTATCTTCCCGATTCATAGTTTTTCAGGCAGGGTTTTAGGTTTCGGAGCCAGAATTCTTAAGAATAATGTAAAAACAGCCAAATATCTCAATTCCCCGGAGACGGAAATTTACCACAAATCCAATGTACTTTACGGATTAAACCAGAGTAAGCAGGCGATTTCAAGAAAAAATATATGTCTTCTTGTGGAAGGATATATGGACGTGATTGCGCTTCATATGTCCGGAATAGAGAATGTTGTGGCCAGTTCGGGAACATCCCTGACAACAGAGCAGATCAAGCTCATCAAAAGGCTTACAGAAAATGTAACCATTCTTTTTGACGGTGATAATGCAGGAATCAAGGCCAGTTTCAGAAGTATTGATATGCTTCTGACTGAAGGAATGAACATCCGTGTTCTTCTCTTTCCGGATGGGGACGATCCTGATTCCTTTTCCAGAAAGCATTCGCAGGAATATGTAGAAAAATTCATCGAAAATGAGGCGATGGATTTTATTGATTTTAAAGCTGAAATTCTTTTAAAGGAAGTCGGAAATGATCCGATCAAAAAAGCTGAAGCCATCAGAGATATTGTAAAATCTGTAGGTTTTGTTCAGAACGCTTTGAAAAGAGAAGTTTATCTGAAAGAGGTTTCCAATAAATTCGGACTTTCCGAGCAGAGTCTTTTCAATGAGCTGGACGTTCAGAAGCAGATCACACAGAACCAGAGTCAGCATGTTCAGCAGCAGAAAGAAAAAGTTCAGCCCAAGCTGGAGATTGTTCCTTTAGATGAAGAGAAGGAAGATCCTTATTTGTATGATGTCCTGTTTATGGAAAGCAAGCTGGTTGATCATATGCTGATGTTTGGAGATATTGTTTTAAAAAGGAGAAATGAAAGGGATGAAGAGTATCAGATTACAGTTATTGAAGAAATCCTGATGCACTTTGAAGAAGAACAGTACAATTTTCTGGTAAAAGGAAATGAAATTATCATCAACCAGGTAAAAGAAGGTATCCAGAAAGATGAGCTGAGAAGCGGCAATTTTTTTGTGACGTTTATGGATGAAGAAATTACTTCCAAGGTGGTTGATGCCTTAATGCCTCTGGATGAACTTGAAAACTGGGGTTCCAGGAATATCTACCCACCTAACTACGGAGACAAAATAGCCGAACAGGTACAAGGCGACGTTCTGCTACATAAATACAGGTATATTGATTATCTCATCAAAGAAACAGCCCGCCAGCTGGATGAGTACAGAGGTACGGATGAGGCAAAATATTACGAACTGATTAAAAAGATCACCCTTTTGAAACAAGCCTCGATCAGATTGAGCAATATTATTGAATATTCACCTATCAAAGGCATCTACATTGATAGGAAAAGATAA
- the tsaE gene encoding tRNA (adenosine(37)-N6)-threonylcarbamoyltransferase complex ATPase subunit type 1 TsaE — protein MQFTINKIEDWQEVVDSIIPQLKHNILLLKGNLGAGKTTFTQFLLKKLESNDEVNSPTYSIVNEYNTPKGKVYHFDLYRLKNIEEVYDIGIEEYLDNAFLCIIEWPEVYEEELYGLNYHTMSIVNTGDEREVLFE, from the coding sequence ATGCAGTTCACTATTAATAAAATTGAAGACTGGCAGGAAGTTGTTGACAGCATCATTCCGCAATTAAAACATAATATCCTTTTACTTAAAGGGAATCTCGGTGCAGGTAAAACGACATTTACCCAGTTTCTTCTTAAAAAACTGGAAAGCAACGATGAAGTGAACTCTCCTACCTACTCCATTGTCAACGAATATAACACGCCTAAAGGAAAGGTTTACCATTTTGATCTTTACCGTTTAAAAAACATCGAAGAAGTATATGACATCGGCATTGAAGAGTATCTGGACAATGCTTTTTTATGCATTATAGAATGGCCTGAAGTCTATGAGGAAGAGCTCTATGGGCTTAACTACCACACTATGAGCATTGTGAATACGGGTGATGAAAGAGAAGTTTTATTCGAGTAA
- a CDS encoding alanine dehydrogenase, which yields MSTTNIFTPFTEEELMPKEEKLEVIKKGKQFSIGIPKETCLNERRTCITPDAVQVLVEHGHELIIEAGAGEGSFFTDLQYSESGAKITNDPKEAFGQDLILKINPPTEEEIEYMKPNTYLVSALQINLRDKDYFLKLAERKINAIAFEFIVDEYKQLALVRLVGEIAGTVSILYASELLALSNGLMLGGITGVRPAEVVILGAGIVGEFATKAAIGLGASVRVFDNSLSKLRRLHTLVDSRVPTSIIDPKELSKALRRADVVIGALPRLNMTPIVTEEMVTKMKKGSVIIDITIDNGKVIETSELTTMDNPYVIKHGVIHCGLPNLTSRMPRTTTKAISNFFLSYILNYDEEGGFENMLIRKNEMKQSLYMYKGRHTKKVICDRFGLTYHDINLLIF from the coding sequence ATGAGTACTACAAACATTTTTACTCCTTTTACTGAAGAAGAATTGATGCCGAAGGAAGAAAAGTTGGAGGTTATAAAGAAAGGAAAACAGTTCAGCATTGGGATTCCTAAGGAAACCTGTCTTAACGAAAGGAGAACGTGTATTACTCCCGACGCTGTGCAGGTACTGGTAGAACATGGCCACGAGCTCATTATAGAAGCAGGTGCCGGGGAAGGTTCTTTTTTTACAGATCTTCAGTATTCCGAATCCGGGGCAAAGATCACCAATGATCCTAAAGAAGCATTCGGGCAGGATCTTATCTTAAAGATCAACCCTCCTACAGAAGAAGAAATTGAATACATGAAGCCTAATACTTATCTGGTTTCAGCACTTCAGATCAATCTCAGGGACAAAGATTACTTTTTAAAGCTGGCAGAAAGAAAAATCAATGCTATTGCATTTGAATTTATTGTAGACGAGTACAAGCAGCTTGCTTTGGTAAGGCTGGTTGGCGAAATTGCAGGAACGGTCTCTATTTTATATGCATCAGAACTCCTTGCTTTGTCAAACGGTTTAATGCTGGGAGGTATTACAGGAGTAAGACCTGCAGAAGTTGTTATTTTAGGAGCAGGAATTGTAGGTGAATTTGCTACAAAAGCAGCGATAGGACTTGGAGCAAGTGTAAGGGTTTTCGACAATTCACTTTCAAAGCTGAGAAGGCTTCATACCCTTGTAGACAGCCGCGTTCCGACCTCCATTATCGATCCTAAAGAATTAAGCAAAGCATTAAGACGTGCAGATGTTGTTATCGGTGCCCTTCCGAGATTAAATATGACCCCGATCGTTACAGAAGAAATGGTCACAAAAATGAAAAAAGGCAGCGTTATTATTGATATTACAATAGACAATGGCAAGGTTATCGAAACTTCCGAGCTTACGACGATGGATAATCCCTACGTCATCAAACACGGCGTGATCCACTGCGGACTTCCGAACCTTACGTCCAGAATGCCGAGAACTACAACAAAAGCAATCTCTAATTTCTTCCTTTCCTATATCCTTAACTATGATGAAGAAGGCGGTTTTGAAAATATGCTGATCCGCAAAAACGAAATGAAGCAGAGTCTGTATATGTATAAAGGAAGACATACTAAAAAAGTGATCTGCGACCGTTTCGGACTTACCTATCATGATATCAATCTTTTAATTTTCTAA
- a CDS encoding histidine kinase, with protein MEGNYYMIHDYLIFIGVFAIFFLLTVSIYLLSQNHRIKQINTRLSETNKLIEQKLNEVQLEHIGTKLNPHLFKNILNSVQSHAYQTYMSLDKLANVLDYILYESNNKFVSPKEELDFALSLIEINKIKVNPLFDFRIKSRIDKSDALYEEKVFAPLISVDLIENAFKHTDFLAQDSFISIQMELENRIFVMKVSNKASLKNSLAKENSGFGSQSLDQRLKMIYNNHYHLEKSSKNGIFTAELKINLGEFYDKMRYS; from the coding sequence ATGGAAGGCAATTACTACATGATCCACGATTATCTGATATTCATTGGAGTTTTTGCTATTTTCTTTCTGCTTACCGTGAGCATTTACCTGCTCAGTCAAAATCACAGGATCAAACAGATAAATACCCGCCTTTCCGAGACCAACAAACTCATCGAACAGAAACTGAATGAAGTTCAGCTGGAACATATCGGTACAAAACTGAATCCGCACCTGTTTAAAAATATCCTGAATTCCGTACAGTCGCATGCCTACCAGACGTATATGTCCCTGGATAAGCTCGCCAATGTCCTGGATTATATCCTCTACGAGAGTAACAATAAATTTGTAAGTCCCAAAGAGGAGTTGGATTTTGCCTTAAGCCTTATTGAAATCAATAAAATAAAGGTCAATCCCCTTTTTGATTTCAGGATTAAATCCAGGATCGATAAATCCGATGCCCTCTATGAAGAAAAAGTTTTTGCTCCGCTGATATCCGTTGACCTTATTGAAAATGCCTTCAAGCATACCGATTTTCTGGCCCAGGATTCTTTTATTTCAATCCAGATGGAGCTTGAAAACAGGATTTTCGTGATGAAAGTGAGCAACAAGGCTTCATTAAAAAACAGTCTCGCAAAAGAAAACAGCGGCTTCGGAAGCCAGTCTCTGGACCAGAGGCTTAAAATGATCTACAACAACCATTACCATCTGGAAAAAAGTTCGAAAAACGGTATATTCACAGCAGAATTAAAAATCAACTTAGGAGAATTCTATGATAAAATGCGTTATTCTTGA
- a CDS encoding LytR/AlgR family response regulator transcription factor, whose amino-acid sequence MIKCVILDDELLAISYLKLLCEQIENVEVVKAFNDPKIFLNEINSLDCNLCILDIEMPGMTGLQVAERISGSKKIIFTTAYKEYAAEAFDLNVVDYVRKPIKKERLIQAFEKAKELVDVPHKKDLIEWNTNIGRTVIFTEQITYIKTSEIDSRDKDIILNDGTTIVLKNLTFKSLLEMLPPKDFAQVNKKEIIALSSIKAFSTNEIITTVQPDGNNSLKLQIGEAYKHSLMELFGK is encoded by the coding sequence ATGATAAAATGCGTTATTCTTGATGATGAATTACTGGCCATCAGTTATTTAAAACTTCTATGTGAGCAGATCGAAAATGTAGAAGTGGTAAAAGCATTTAATGATCCTAAAATTTTTCTGAATGAAATAAACAGTCTCGACTGCAATCTCTGCATCCTTGACATTGAAATGCCGGGTATGACAGGACTTCAGGTAGCAGAGCGCATTTCCGGATCCAAAAAAATCATATTTACCACCGCCTACAAAGAATATGCGGCAGAAGCTTTCGACCTTAATGTGGTAGATTATGTGAGAAAGCCCATCAAAAAGGAAAGACTGATCCAGGCCTTCGAAAAAGCAAAAGAACTGGTAGATGTTCCTCATAAAAAGGATTTAATTGAGTGGAATACCAATATCGGGAGAACAGTAATTTTCACGGAACAGATCACTTACATTAAAACCTCTGAGATCGACAGCCGCGACAAAGATATTATCCTGAATGACGGCACCACCATTGTCCTGAAAAACCTGACTTTTAAAAGTCTTCTGGAAATGCTTCCTCCTAAAGACTTTGCACAGGTAAATAAAAAGGAAATCATTGCCTTGTCTTCCATTAAAGCTTTTTCTACCAACGAAATCATTACCACTGTTCAGCCAGACGGAAATAACTCCCTGAAGCTACAGATTGGTGAAGCTTATAAGCATTCATTAATGGAACTGTTCGGAAAGTAG
- a CDS encoding cation:proton antiporter, producing MNWGKYRNIIFYISTIAFFSCLMYWFFIEGKTLEAGENITPSKATGATMWENFTDSFLTNLHHPLALLLAQIVTIILVAKLFGWICVKLKQPSVIGEMIAGIVLGPSLFGLYFPELSAFIFPKESLPNLQFLSQIGLILFMYIVGMELDLSVLRKKAHDAVVISHASIIIPFALGVGLSYLIYKEFAPEGIQFSSFALFIAIAMSITAFPVLARIVQERNLHKTKIGTVVITCAAADDITAWCILAAVIAIVKAGSFSGSVFVILMAILYVFIMIKAVRPFLNKIAESQKGKGFINKGLVAIFFLVLIISSYATEVIGIHALFGAFMAGAIMPENVKFRNLFIEKVEDIALVLLLPLFFVFTGLRTQIGLLNDPHLWKIGGLIILTAVVGKFVGSALTAKFLNMSWKDSLTIGALMNTRGLTELIVLNIGYDLGVLGPELFAMLVIMALFTTFMTGPCLDLINYLFKGKKSMIEDEKEEENDAKYRVLLSFETAKSGSTLIHLADNLTHKMNGNKSVTAMHIAPVDELHTFDINHYEKEQFKDIIETSHDLNLEITTLFKASTDIENDLTSISNKGNYDLLLIMLGKSMYEGSLLGRLLGFTTKIINPEKLLNTVKGKGNIFNNSPFDDFTLQILDKTNIPVGVLVEKDFKSADRVFIPIFNLSDFYLLEYAKRLINNNNSQIIILDAAGQIRNNIEVKELIRSIEQVAPNHITLYNEKKIEKEFLNSQDLMLVSSKSWKNLIDTKSLWLSDIPSTLIISNP from the coding sequence ATGAATTGGGGAAAATACAGAAATATTATCTTTTACATCAGTACCATTGCATTCTTTTCATGCCTGATGTACTGGTTTTTTATTGAAGGTAAGACATTGGAGGCAGGAGAAAATATTACTCCCTCCAAGGCCACAGGTGCTACCATGTGGGAAAACTTCACGGATTCATTTCTTACCAATCTTCATCATCCTCTCGCATTGCTTCTTGCCCAGATCGTTACCATTATTCTGGTAGCCAAACTTTTCGGATGGATCTGTGTAAAGCTTAAACAACCTTCAGTAATTGGAGAAATGATTGCGGGTATCGTACTTGGCCCATCCCTTTTCGGGCTTTATTTCCCTGAGCTTTCAGCTTTTATTTTCCCTAAAGAATCATTACCCAATCTACAGTTCTTAAGCCAGATCGGGTTGATCCTTTTTATGTATATCGTAGGAATGGAACTTGATTTAAGTGTGCTTAGAAAAAAAGCGCATGATGCCGTGGTGATCAGCCATGCAAGTATCATTATCCCTTTTGCACTGGGAGTCGGACTCTCTTATCTGATTTATAAGGAATTTGCTCCGGAAGGAATTCAATTCAGCTCCTTTGCTCTATTTATAGCCATTGCCATGAGTATTACAGCTTTTCCTGTACTGGCAAGGATTGTTCAGGAAAGAAACCTTCACAAGACAAAAATAGGAACCGTTGTAATTACCTGTGCAGCGGCAGATGATATTACGGCATGGTGCATCCTGGCAGCCGTTATTGCCATTGTAAAAGCCGGATCTTTTTCAGGATCAGTATTTGTGATCCTGATGGCCATTCTGTATGTTTTCATCATGATCAAGGCGGTAAGACCGTTCCTGAACAAAATCGCAGAGTCTCAGAAAGGAAAAGGTTTCATCAACAAAGGGCTGGTTGCCATCTTTTTCCTGGTACTGATCATATCATCTTATGCAACAGAAGTTATTGGTATCCACGCACTTTTTGGAGCATTCATGGCTGGCGCTATCATGCCCGAAAATGTAAAATTCAGAAATCTTTTCATAGAGAAAGTAGAAGATATTGCTTTGGTATTATTACTCCCTCTTTTCTTTGTATTTACCGGATTAAGAACCCAGATTGGACTCCTGAATGATCCCCATTTATGGAAAATCGGAGGATTGATCATTCTCACTGCTGTCGTGGGTAAATTTGTAGGAAGTGCACTGACGGCAAAATTCCTGAATATGAGCTGGAAAGACAGCCTCACCATTGGTGCATTAATGAATACCAGAGGACTTACAGAGCTCATCGTCCTTAATATCGGCTACGATTTAGGGGTTTTAGGCCCTGAACTATTTGCCATGCTTGTAATTATGGCGCTTTTTACCACCTTTATGACAGGACCTTGTCTCGATCTGATCAATTATCTTTTTAAAGGTAAAAAATCAATGATAGAAGATGAGAAAGAAGAGGAAAATGATGCCAAATACAGAGTTCTTCTATCTTTTGAAACAGCGAAATCAGGAAGTACCCTTATCCATCTTGCAGATAATCTCACTCATAAAATGAACGGGAATAAAAGTGTAACCGCCATGCATATTGCCCCCGTTGATGAACTTCACACTTTTGATATCAACCATTATGAAAAAGAGCAGTTCAAAGATATTATCGAAACATCGCATGATCTGAATCTGGAAATAACCACCCTTTTTAAGGCTTCCACAGATATTGAAAACGATCTTACGAGTATTTCAAACAAAGGGAATTACGATCTTCTTCTGATCATGCTCGGTAAATCGATGTACGAAGGAAGTTTACTGGGCAGGCTGTTGGGATTCACCACAAAGATCATCAACCCCGAGAAGCTTCTGAATACAGTAAAAGGGAAAGGAAATATTTTCAATAATTCTCCTTTTGACGATTTCACCCTGCAGATTCTGGACAAGACCAATATTCCGGTAGGAGTTCTGGTAGAAAAAGATTTCAAATCTGCGGACAGGGTGTTTATCCCTATCTTTAACCTGAGCGACTTTTACCTTCTTGAATATGCCAAAAGGCTGATTAATAATAACAATTCACAGATTATTATCCTGGATGCAGCCGGACAGATCCGCAATAATATCGAAGTGAAAGAGCTGATCAGAAGTATTGAGCAGGTAGCTCCAAATCATATTACTTTATACAACGAAAAGAAGATTGAAAAAGAGTTTCTCAACTCACAGGATCTGATGCTGGTCAGCAGCAAAAGCTGGAAAAACCTGATCGACACCAAGAGTCTCTGGCTGTCTGATATTCCTTCGACCTTAATTATCTCTAATCCATAA